A genomic segment from Actinomyces lilanjuaniae encodes:
- a CDS encoding MFS transporter has protein sequence MYLLLLAVIYLAFVSLGLPDSLVGSGWPVMHGDLGVPASFAGGVTIIISIGTIVSSLSSERLTRRLGAGVVTAVSVAATAAALLGFSTATQFWQVCLWALPYGLGAGAVDAALNNYVALHYSARHMNWLHSFWGVGASISPFVMSLALSTEAGWPAAYRSIGLLQVGLAVVLAASLPLWRRVATMGPDQPTEEPTVSSSTNSTDSTGDHVSLLTALRIPGVPCVLLAFFAYCAFEQTAMLWGATFFVSDRGFEASSAASLGALFILGLTAGRFLCGFFADRVGDRALIRGGFALGAVGAAVVALPLGPASFAGFVLAGVGAAPVYPAIIHSTPANFGHRSSQTVIGIQMAAAYTGSTIMPPLFGIVAGWTGLWLLPAYLLALALLGLVMSERLNRVTRPQG, from the coding sequence GTGTACCTGCTGCTGCTCGCCGTCATCTACCTGGCTTTCGTCAGCCTCGGGCTGCCTGACTCCCTGGTGGGGTCCGGCTGGCCTGTCATGCACGGGGACCTCGGCGTCCCGGCCTCCTTCGCCGGAGGTGTCACCATCATTATCTCGATCGGCACGATCGTGTCCTCCCTGTCCTCGGAACGGCTGACCCGGCGCCTTGGCGCAGGCGTGGTGACGGCGGTGAGCGTGGCGGCCACGGCAGCTGCCCTGCTGGGGTTCTCCACCGCTACACAGTTCTGGCAGGTGTGCCTGTGGGCGCTCCCCTACGGCCTGGGAGCGGGCGCCGTGGACGCGGCACTGAACAACTACGTGGCGCTCCACTACAGCGCGCGGCACATGAACTGGCTGCACAGCTTCTGGGGGGTGGGGGCCTCGATCAGCCCGTTCGTCATGAGCCTGGCGCTGTCCACCGAGGCTGGCTGGCCAGCCGCCTACCGCTCCATCGGCCTTCTTCAGGTAGGACTGGCCGTCGTGCTGGCTGCCAGTCTGCCGCTGTGGCGGCGCGTGGCGACGATGGGTCCTGACCAGCCGACGGAGGAGCCCACCGTCAGCAGCAGCACTAACAGCACCGACAGTACCGGCGACCACGTCTCGCTGCTGACAGCGCTGCGCATCCCCGGGGTCCCCTGCGTCCTGCTCGCCTTCTTCGCCTACTGCGCCTTCGAGCAGACGGCCATGCTGTGGGGCGCCACCTTCTTCGTCTCCGACCGCGGCTTCGAGGCCTCCTCGGCCGCGTCCCTCGGCGCCCTGTTCATCCTGGGGCTAACCGCGGGCCGATTCCTGTGCGGCTTCTTCGCCGACCGCGTCGGGGACCGGGCGCTCATCCGCGGGGGCTTCGCGCTGGGAGCCGTGGGGGCCGCAGTGGTAGCGCTGCCGCTGGGACCCGCCTCCTTTGCCGGGTTCGTCCTGGCTGGCGTGGGCGCGGCTCCGGTGTACCCGGCGATCATCCACTCCACCCCGGCGAACTTCGGGCACCGCAGCTCCCAGACGGTCATCGGCATCCAGATGGCTGCGGCCTACACGGGGTCGACGATCATGCCCCCGCTCTTCGGGATAGTCGCCGGCTGGACGGGCCTGTGGCTGCTGCCCGCCTACCTGCTGGCACTGGCCCTGCTGGGCCTGGTCATGAGCGAGAGGCTCAACCGCGTGACACGGCCCCAGGGCTGA
- a CDS encoding AAA family ATPase, which produces MRSPLDSPFSPGSDTVPQVWAGRTSQLGDWRDVLRPRRVAGIHERGRTVLGEAGSGKSSLVRRIAREARETGDWVTPQLRIPSGTDPLKRVASALLDLSSQAGLAAARERRIADLLSRVETVAASGVSLSVRAQDGPEPYTALTDLLVEIGRAAIRHRDVMVVVHVDEVQNITDEHARSQLLTALGDALTYEETVSVPGGWQVERGLPMAVYLTGLAEFADMAGARTGATFARRFRTTTLDAIDDDALMAALQPFVTEGWPLASGRGGTERVYMEPAAQRAVVELACGEPFLFQLAGERAWYAGTDNLITAGHVRAGWRDAAPEAEAHVRRILDRLPERERHFIETMAGLTPQERSLTTIARAMGYRRTTDAGPTAQRLDLTRGIIRRGRHYRFHHRAIEAYLTSQWPW; this is translated from the coding sequence ATGAGGTCTCCGCTCGACTCGCCGTTCAGCCCCGGCTCCGACACGGTGCCCCAGGTGTGGGCCGGCCGCACCTCCCAACTCGGTGACTGGCGTGACGTCCTGCGCCCACGCCGCGTGGCCGGCATCCACGAGCGGGGCCGCACGGTCCTCGGGGAGGCAGGCTCGGGCAAGTCCTCGCTCGTACGCCGGATCGCCCGCGAGGCCCGGGAGACCGGGGACTGGGTGACGCCGCAGCTGCGCATCCCCTCCGGGACGGACCCCCTCAAGCGGGTGGCCTCCGCGCTCCTGGACCTCTCCTCGCAGGCAGGCCTGGCTGCCGCCCGGGAGCGGCGCATCGCCGACCTCCTGAGCAGGGTAGAGACAGTCGCCGCCTCCGGGGTCTCGCTGTCCGTGCGCGCGCAGGACGGTCCGGAGCCCTACACCGCCCTGACCGACCTCCTGGTGGAGATCGGGCGTGCGGCGATCCGGCACCGTGACGTCATGGTGGTCGTCCACGTTGACGAAGTACAGAACATCACTGACGAGCACGCGCGGTCCCAGCTGCTCACCGCCCTGGGGGACGCGCTCACCTACGAGGAGACCGTCAGTGTGCCCGGCGGCTGGCAGGTGGAGCGCGGACTGCCGATGGCTGTCTACCTCACGGGCCTAGCAGAGTTCGCGGACATGGCAGGTGCCCGTACAGGCGCCACCTTCGCGCGCCGATTCCGCACCACCACCCTGGACGCCATTGACGACGACGCCCTCATGGCCGCGCTCCAGCCCTTCGTTACCGAGGGCTGGCCACTGGCCAGCGGGAGAGGCGGCACCGAGAGGGTGTACATGGAGCCCGCCGCGCAGCGCGCCGTCGTCGAGCTGGCTTGCGGGGAGCCCTTCCTCTTCCAGCTCGCCGGGGAGCGCGCCTGGTACGCGGGCACCGACAACCTCATCACCGCTGGCCACGTGCGGGCCGGATGGCGCGACGCCGCCCCTGAGGCCGAGGCGCACGTACGACGCATCCTGGACCGCCTCCCCGAACGTGAGAGGCACTTCATCGAGACCATGGCCGGGCTCACGCCGCAGGAGCGCAGCCTGACCACCATCGCCCGGGCCATGGGCTACCGGCGGACCACCGATGCGGGCCCCACGGCGCAGCGCCTGGACCTCACCCGCGGGATTATCCGGCGTGGCAGGCACTACCGCTTCCACCACCGCGCTATCGAGGCCTACCTCACCTCGCAGTGGCCCTGGTAG
- a CDS encoding winged helix-turn-helix transcriptional regulator encodes MAAPGAQSSCPIAGTLALVGEKWTLLILRDIHRGICRFNDLEESLGCPRAILSARLRKLVEHGVLAVAPYRDPGRRARSAYVLTAKGRDLVVVLAALQQWGLRHLPKVSEVLSTPVHLGCGSPVTAGLSCSRGHRVDADSVVPAGAADVPAGAAEEVAPAPTRATAR; translated from the coding sequence GTGGCCGCTCCTGGAGCCCAGTCCTCGTGCCCTATCGCGGGTACCCTGGCGCTTGTGGGTGAGAAGTGGACCCTGCTCATCCTGCGCGATATTCACCGGGGCATATGCCGGTTCAACGACCTGGAGGAGAGCCTGGGGTGCCCTCGTGCCATTCTGTCGGCGCGCCTCAGAAAGCTCGTCGAGCACGGTGTCCTGGCTGTTGCGCCCTACCGGGACCCAGGGCGCAGGGCGCGGTCAGCCTACGTGCTCACTGCCAAGGGTCGTGATCTCGTGGTCGTGCTGGCGGCACTGCAGCAGTGGGGGCTCAGGCATCTTCCTAAGGTGTCTGAGGTCCTGTCGACCCCGGTCCACCTCGGCTGCGGGAGCCCCGTTACGGCGGGGCTGTCCTGCTCCCGGGGGCACCGTGTCGACGCGGACTCCGTCGTTCCCGCAGGGGCTGCCGACGTTCCCGCAGGGGCTGCCGAAGAGGTGGCTCCGGCTCCTACCAGGGCCACTGCGAGGTGA
- a CDS encoding NADP-dependent oxidoreductase, translating into MKAYALTSYRDGGTLEWLDVPRPTAGADQVVVEVRAAGLNPLDRMVAAGQFRQLIPYRLPLVLGQELAGVVTEVGPKVHDVAVGDRVFARPDINRIGTFTEAIAVDVADTAPMPAGLSFAEAASLPLVLLTAVQAFTEKAQVRPGDKVFVQGGTGGLGSVAVQVAKHLGATVATTVSTSNVELARSLGADVVVDYRTQRYEDHVKDYDVVLDTLGRDETLRSMKVLRSGGTMVSVAGAPDPELAAQLGRPFLGPVMWLMSRRARRAARAQDAMYRFLFMRADGSQLARLTPAIEAGSIRPLVGHTFELGQLEQAMALLASGKANPGKIVVEAKP; encoded by the coding sequence ATGAAGGCATACGCCCTCACGTCCTACCGCGACGGCGGGACGCTTGAGTGGCTGGACGTGCCCAGGCCGACGGCCGGGGCCGACCAGGTAGTTGTCGAGGTCCGTGCAGCCGGCCTCAACCCGCTGGACCGCATGGTGGCTGCCGGGCAGTTCCGGCAGCTCATCCCCTACCGGCTGCCGCTGGTCCTGGGGCAGGAGCTCGCTGGCGTCGTCACCGAGGTCGGTCCCAAGGTCCACGACGTCGCGGTCGGCGACCGCGTCTTTGCCCGCCCCGACATCAACAGGATCGGCACCTTCACGGAAGCGATCGCGGTTGACGTCGCCGACACCGCCCCTATGCCAGCCGGACTCAGCTTTGCCGAGGCGGCCTCGCTGCCACTGGTCCTGCTCACGGCCGTCCAGGCGTTCACCGAGAAGGCGCAGGTCAGGCCGGGGGACAAGGTCTTCGTCCAAGGCGGCACCGGCGGGCTCGGCTCGGTCGCCGTCCAGGTGGCCAAGCACCTGGGTGCGACGGTGGCGACAACGGTGAGCACCAGCAACGTCGAGCTGGCCCGCAGCCTCGGGGCGGACGTCGTGGTGGACTACCGCACCCAGCGCTACGAGGACCACGTCAAGGACTATGACGTCGTCCTCGACACCCTGGGCAGGGACGAGACCCTGCGCTCCATGAAGGTGCTGAGGTCTGGCGGCACCATGGTCTCGGTTGCCGGGGCACCTGACCCCGAGCTCGCCGCCCAGCTGGGCAGGCCCTTCCTGGGACCGGTTATGTGGCTGATGAGCCGCAGGGCACGACGGGCCGCCAGGGCGCAGGACGCTATGTACAGGTTCCTCTTCATGCGCGCTGACGGCAGCCAGCTGGCCCGGCTCACTCCCGCGATCGAGGCGGGCAGCATCAGGCCGCTGGTGGGCCACACCTTCGAGCTTGGTCAGCTGGAGCAGGCCATGGCCCTGCTAGCCTCCGGGAAGGCCAACCCGGGTAAGATCGTGGTGGAGGCCAAGCCGTGA
- a CDS encoding alpha/beta fold hydrolase, protein MSTLRLFDGPYADAPVEHVITPAGTSFAYRAVGSGHATPLLLLVHLAATLDGWDPLVVDQCAQDRPVIAVDYPGMGGSSGAAPTTVAGMAESVITFLDAAGLEQVDILGLSLGGFVTQQLLLAHPHRFRRAVLAGTGPAGGRGITRVPTLTFQAMAKAAATRKDPRHYLFFPPAAWDRADEFLERVSRFRHPDRPARVPGLLRQLVAVYRWGRQAPQDLSALTHPALVVNGDQDLMVPSPNTIDLGHRLPAARLEELYPGAGHGAVFQEPGIFSSQVREFLG, encoded by the coding sequence GTGAGCACGCTCAGGCTCTTTGACGGCCCCTACGCTGACGCACCGGTCGAGCATGTCATAACCCCTGCGGGCACGTCCTTCGCCTACCGAGCGGTCGGCTCCGGGCACGCGACACCGCTACTGCTCCTGGTCCACCTAGCCGCCACGCTGGACGGCTGGGACCCGTTGGTGGTTGACCAGTGCGCGCAGGACCGTCCGGTCATCGCGGTGGACTACCCCGGCATGGGTGGCTCCTCGGGAGCCGCGCCGACCACCGTCGCCGGGATGGCGGAGAGCGTCATCACCTTCCTGGACGCAGCCGGACTTGAGCAGGTGGATATCCTCGGACTCTCGCTCGGCGGGTTCGTCACCCAGCAACTGCTGCTGGCCCATCCGCACCGGTTTCGCAGGGCGGTACTGGCTGGCACCGGCCCAGCGGGAGGCAGGGGCATCACCAGGGTGCCGACCCTGACCTTCCAGGCCATGGCGAAGGCCGCCGCGACCCGGAAGGATCCGCGCCACTACCTGTTCTTCCCCCCAGCCGCCTGGGACAGGGCCGACGAGTTCCTGGAGCGCGTCTCCAGGTTCAGGCACCCTGACAGGCCCGCCCGGGTACCGGGCCTCCTGCGTCAGCTCGTGGCCGTCTACCGCTGGGGCCGACAGGCGCCGCAGGACCTGTCCGCGCTCACCCACCCGGCCCTCGTGGTCAATGGCGACCAGGACCTGATGGTGCCTAGCCCTAACACCATCGACCTGGGACACCGACTTCCCGCAGCCAGGCTCGAGGAGCTCTATCCCGGGGCCGGCCACGGCGCCGTCTTCCAGGAGCCTGGGATCTTCTCCTCCCAGGTCAGGGAGTTCCTGGGGTAG
- a CDS encoding GNAT family N-acetyltransferase: MRSVKASGARVVPYDPVMRDQLLDLSIRAWAPVFEAMSGDIATGVVPRFVYDSFWPQGWEARQRSDLAQVLDQEAQACDVALVGGEPAGWVCTRIHPEDSMGEVYILCVDPAYQRQGVGRTLMERAHSRAREAGMHMVMVETGGDAGHASARAAYEAVGYTRWPVARYFKEL; encoded by the coding sequence GTGAGAAGTGTGAAGGCCTCGGGGGCACGCGTGGTCCCCTACGACCCCGTCATGCGCGACCAGCTGCTCGACCTGTCAATCCGCGCCTGGGCGCCGGTTTTCGAGGCCATGAGCGGGGATATCGCTACCGGGGTCGTCCCCCGTTTCGTGTACGACAGCTTCTGGCCGCAGGGCTGGGAGGCGCGCCAGCGCTCGGACCTGGCCCAGGTGCTCGACCAGGAGGCGCAGGCCTGTGACGTCGCCCTGGTGGGCGGGGAGCCTGCGGGCTGGGTATGTACCCGTATCCACCCGGAGGACTCCATGGGAGAGGTCTACATCCTCTGCGTCGATCCCGCTTACCAGCGCCAGGGGGTCGGGCGGACGCTGATGGAGCGCGCGCACAGCCGTGCCCGTGAGGCTGGCATGCACATGGTTATGGTGGAGACTGGCGGGGACGCGGGCCACGCCTCGGCGCGCGCTGCCTACGAGGCGGTGGGCTACACGCGATGGCCAGTGGCCAGGTACTTCAAGGAGCTGTGA
- a CDS encoding DUF4256 domain-containing protein, producing MSTTQGTMSYLPADHDERDGVIETLRARFEAHPHRHAGISWDDVAVRLTEHPETLRALRGMEETGGEPDVVGYDAKADAFLFYDCAAETPAGRRSLCLDEEALRSRRRNPPQGSAVGQAASMGVELMGETEYRHLQSLGEFDLKTSSWLATPADVRALGGALFGDRRFGRVFVYHNGADSYYGARGWRGVLRV from the coding sequence ATGAGCACGACACAGGGGACAATGAGCTACCTGCCCGCAGACCACGACGAAAGGGACGGCGTGATCGAGACTCTCAGGGCGCGGTTCGAGGCGCACCCGCACCGGCACGCGGGCATCTCCTGGGACGACGTCGCCGTGCGTCTGACCGAGCACCCTGAGACGCTGAGGGCGCTCAGAGGCATGGAAGAGACGGGAGGCGAGCCCGACGTCGTCGGCTACGACGCCAAGGCGGACGCCTTCCTCTTCTACGACTGCGCAGCCGAGACGCCTGCGGGCCGACGCAGCCTGTGCCTCGACGAGGAGGCGCTGCGCTCGCGCAGGAGGAACCCGCCGCAGGGCAGCGCTGTGGGCCAGGCAGCCTCAATGGGCGTCGAGCTCATGGGCGAGACGGAGTACCGCCACCTCCAGAGCCTCGGGGAGTTCGACCTGAAGACCTCATCCTGGCTGGCCACCCCGGCAGACGTGCGCGCCCTGGGCGGGGCACTGTTCGGGGACCGACGCTTCGGCCGGGTCTTCGTCTACCACAACGGCGCTGACTCCTACTACGGGGCGCGCGGCTGGCGCGGTGTCCTGCGGGTATAG
- a CDS encoding prevent-host-death protein, translating into MTGTADAPTRTRRSSDLSRYSAEAEDHPVAVTRRDGEALVLMSQREAEGRARLLDLAARLITVVLEDTGTLVERMSRAFPWMLALSPTDRETCAQDLIDAARASLSTNQPHLAVSELTSWKETATAVAAGLGRTDVEWLDEDSGLEPVERP; encoded by the coding sequence ATGACCGGCACGGCAGATGCTCCCACGCGTACCCGGCGCTCCTCGGACCTGAGCAGGTACTCTGCCGAGGCCGAGGACCACCCCGTCGCGGTAACCCGTCGTGACGGTGAGGCGCTGGTTCTCATGTCGCAGCGCGAGGCCGAGGGCCGCGCACGATTGCTGGACCTCGCCGCACGGCTGATCACGGTGGTCCTGGAGGACACGGGCACGCTCGTCGAGCGCATGAGCCGGGCCTTCCCGTGGATGCTCGCACTGTCGCCGACAGACCGCGAGACCTGCGCGCAGGACCTGATCGACGCCGCGCGAGCCTCGTTGTCCACCAACCAGCCGCACCTGGCAGTCTCTGAGCTGACCTCGTGGAAGGAGACCGCCACAGCCGTTGCTGCGGGCCTGGGCCGCACTGACGTGGAGTGGCTGGATGAGGACAGCGGGCTCGAGCCCGTCGAGCGTCCCTGA